Proteins encoded together in one Lathyrus oleraceus cultivar Zhongwan6 chromosome 5, CAAS_Psat_ZW6_1.0, whole genome shotgun sequence window:
- the LOC127079004 gene encoding uncharacterized protein LOC127079004, with translation MDDLVLDVSPLSTIHPPSQKKATPYVSKNVETSSKSSVSKPIIPNEDKTVVEEGSRSKGSEMKNPTMHVGGTENQMEAERSSIDKKLRKFVTSMLKEVNLDVFRDVQTYLEKETSPDNDSSEKVEENVPEHAALERRSKKKVDECVPEHDAYERRSKKKIYHVVNVDELTSDEEPLTNIMTPVVTPTRKRKVVSSNDSEFEVEKDVQNITLVRRFATKKPHVIAPEAPMDNVSLHYMKNAERWKYVIQRRVALEMELGKDALKFKEVVDLIEAVRSIKTVTKFGPCYKSLVKEFVVTIPDGCDDVKSED, from the exons ATGGATGATCTGGTCTTGGATGTTTCTCCCTTATCCACGATTCATCCACCCTCTCAGAAGAAAGCTACACCATATGTGTCAAAGAATGTCGAGACTTCTAGTAAGTCTTCTGTTTCTAAACCTATAATCCCTAATGAAGATAAAACTGTTGTTGAAGAAGGGTCCAGGTCTAAAGGGTCTGAGATGAAAAACCCTACTATGCATGTTGGCGGCACTGAGAATCAAATGGAAGCGGAAAGGAGTTCCATTGATAAGAAACTTAGGAAGTTTGTTACTTCCATGTTGAAGGAGGTGAACTTGGATGTTTTTCGAGATGTTCAAACATATTTGGAAAAAGAAACTAGCCCTGACAATGATTCTAGTGAAAAAGTTGAGGAAAATGTCCCTGAACATGCTGCTCTTGAAAGAAGAAGTAAGAAGAAGGTTGATGAGTGTGTCCCTGAGCATGATGCTTATGAGAGAAGAAGTAAAAAGAAAATTTATCATGTTGTCAATGTTGATGAACTAACTTCTGATGAGGAACCTCTTACCAATATTATGACTCCTG TTGTTACTCCTACTAGGAAGAGGAAAGTTGTCTCTTCTAATGATTCTGAGTTTGAGGTCGAAAAGGATGTCCAGAACATCACACTTGTAAGAAGATTTGCTACCAAGAAGCCTCATGTTATTGCGCCCGAGGCTCCAATGGACAATGTGTCTTTACATTATATGAAGAATGCTGAAAGGTGGAAGTATGTTATTCAAAGGAGGGTAGCTTTGGAGATGGAATTGGGTAAGGATGCCCTAAAATTTAAAGAGGTTGTAGATCTTATAGAAGCTGTTAGGTCGATAAAGACTGTCACAAAATTTGGCCCTTGCTATAAAAGTCTAGTCAAGGAGTTTGTGGTGACTATTCCTGATGGGTGTGATGATGTGAAAAGTGAAGACTAA